Proteins encoded together in one Microcebus murinus isolate Inina chromosome 16, M.murinus_Inina_mat1.0, whole genome shotgun sequence window:
- the FLRT3 gene encoding leucine-rich repeat transmembrane protein FLRT3: MISPAWSIFLIWTKIGLFLQVAPLSVMAKSCPSVCRCDAGFIYCNDRSLTSIPTGIPEDATTLYLQNNQINNAGIPSDLKNLLKVERIFLYHNSLDEFPTNLPKYVKELHLQENNIRTITYDSLSKIPYLEELHLDDNSVSAVSIEEGAFRDSNYLRLLFLSRNHLSTIPWGLPRTIEELRLDDNRISTISSPSLQGLTSLKRLVLDGNLLNNHGLGDKVFFNLVNLTELSLVRNSLTAAPVNLPGTNLRKLYLQDNHINQVPPNAFSYLRQLYRLDMSNNNLSNLPQGIFDDLDNITQLILRNNPWYCGCKMKWVRDWLQSLPVKVNVRGLMCQAPEKVRGMAIKDLNAELFDCKDSGIVSTIQITTAIPNTVFPAQGQWPAPVTKQPDIKNPKLIKDQRTTGSPSRKTITITVKSVTSDTIHISWKLALPMTALRLSWLKLGHSPAFGSITETIVTGERSEYLVTALEPDSPYKVCMVPMETSNLYLFDETPVCIETETAPLRMYNPTTTLNREQEKEPYKNPNLPLAAIIGGAVALVTIALLALVCWYVHRNGSLFSRNCAYSKGRRRKDDYAEAGTKKDNSILEIRETSFQMLPISNEPISKEEFVIHTIFPPNGMNLYKNNHSESSSNRSYRDSGIPDSDHSHS; encoded by the coding sequence ATGATCAGCCCAGCCTGGAGCATCTTCCTCATCTGGACTAAAATTGGGCTGTTTCTTCAAGTGGCACCTCTGTCAGTTATGGCTAAATCCTGTCCATCTGTGTGTCGCTGTGATGCGGGTTTCATTTACTGTAATGATCGCTCTCTGACATCCATTCCAACAGGAATACCAGAGGATGCTACAACTCTCTACCTTCaaaacaaccaaataaataatgctgggatTCCCTCAGATTTGAAAAACTTGCtgaaagtagaaagaatattCCTATACCACAACAGTTTAGATGAATTTCCTACCAACCTCCCAAAGTATGTAAAAGAGCTACATTTGCAAGAAAATAACATAAGGACTATCACTTATGATTCACTTTCAAAAATTCCATATCTGGAAGAATTACACTTAGATGACAACTCTGTCTCTGCTGTTAGCATTGAAGAGGGAGCATTCCGAGACAGCAACTATCTACGACTGCTTTTTCTGTCCCGTAACCACCTTAGCACAATACCCTGGGGCTTGCCCAGGACTATAGAGGAACTACGCTTGGACGATAATCGAATATCTACTATTTCATCACCATCTCTTCAAGGTCTCACTAGCCTAAAACGCCTGGTTTTAGATGGAAACCTATTGAACAATCATGGTTTAGGTGACAAAGTTTTCTTCAACCTAGTTAACTTAACAGAACTGTCACTGGTGCGGAATTCTCTAACTGCTGCACCAGTAAACCTTCCAGGCACAAACCTGAGGAAGCTTTATCTTCAAGATAACCACATCAATCAGGTGCccccaaatgctttttcttaccTAAGGCAGCTGTATCGACTTGATATGTCCAATAATAACCTAAGTAATTTACCTCAGGGTATCTTTGATGATTTGGACAATATAACCCAACTGATTCTTCGCAACAACCCCTGGTATTGTGGGTGCAAGATGAAATGGGTACGTGACTGGTTACAATCACTACCTGTGAAGGTCAATGTGCGTGGGCTCATGTGCCAAGCCCCAGAAAAAGTTCGTGGGATGGCTATCAAGGACCTCAATGCAGAACTGTTTGATTGTAAAGACAGTGGGATTGTAAGCACTATTCAGATAACCACTGCAATACCCAATACAGTGTTTCCTGCCCAAGGACAGTGGCCAGCTCCAGTGACCAAACAACCAGATATTAAGAACCCCAAGCTCATTAAGGATCAGCGAACCACAGGGAGTCCCTCAAGAAAAACAATTACAATTACTGTGAAGTCTGTCACCTCTGACACAATTCATATCTCTTGGAAACTTGCTCTACCCATGACTGCTTTAAGACTAAGTTGGCTTAAACTGGGCCACAGCCCAGCATTCGGATCTATAACAGAAACAATTGTAACAGGGGAACGCAGTGAATACTTGGTCACAGCCCTGGAGCCTGATTCACCCTATAAGGTATGCATGGTTCCCATGGAAACCAGTAACCTCTACCTATTTGATGAAACTCCTGTTTGTATTGAGACTGAAACTGCACCCCTTCGAATGTACAACCCTACAACCACCCTCAATcgagagcaagagaaagaaccTTACAAAAACCCCAATTTACCTTTGGCTGCCATTATTGGTGGGGCTGTGGCCCTGGTGACCATTGCCCTTCTTGCTCTTGTGTGTTGGTATGTTCATAGGAATGGATCGCTCTTCTCAAGGAACTGTGCATACagcaaagggaggaggagaaaggatgACTATGCAGAAGCTGGCACTAAGAAGGACAACTCTATCCTGGAAATCAGGGAGACTTCTTTTCAGATGTTACCAATAAGTAATGAACCCATCTCAAAGGAGGAGTTTGTAATACACACCATATTTCCTCCTAATGGAATGAATCTGTACAAAAACAATCACAGTGAAAGCAGTAGTAACCGAAGTTACAGAGACAGTGGTATTCCAGACTCTGATCATTCACACTCATGA